A single window of Rhizobium sp. SL42 DNA harbors:
- a CDS encoding ABC transporter transmembrane domain-containing protein, translating to MEPNLARYIWNHTSRQQLWILVIVALSMIPYYLAFDLPKQIVNGPIQGDGFTKAGDTQLFMHLTLNIPFWGNVELFPGLPLERLPSLMALSLTFLMLVIINGLFKFYINTYKGRLGERLLRRIRFELIDRILRFPPNYFKRIKAGEIASMVKDEVEPLGGFTADAFVQPALLGGQALTALIFIFMQHFWLGFVAFAMAIVQVGIIPRMRRRLIELGRERQISARQLAGRVTEIVDGIGTVHAFDTSNFERADIASRLGYIFRIRYDIYQWKFMVKFLNNFLAQVTPFLFYVIGGYLTIVGKLDVGQLVAVINAYKELPGPLKELIDWDLARQDVQVKYEQVVEQFEADQLLSAEIQALEPSSAGAMNHPLSTNNLMVEDDNGARILEHVSVKISPGETVAIIGTAASGADALAEALGRITRPTGGKVSAGEDDIFMLPEAITGRRISYAAPDAYLFFGSLKDNLLYGLKHAPTATVSYKGAAADKRRWDILEAKRSGNADFDLNSNWIDISATRAQNMDGLFEAMREVLEVVDLSEDVLQLALHSTIDVNSDPTLAAHIVQLRRRLREELDRRNLNSLVIPFEEDRYNTEAMVGENLFFGMMSSDSAIQAIAKTAYFRNMMDESGLGEALFRMGMAIAENTVELFKDLPLDHPFFERLTYMTPEEIPAYQQRLQRLTGHSMRTVGEEDRIALIRLSFFYVEPRHRFGLLDEALMNKIIEVRHQFHDNLPNALRGYIERYDPNAYLSSGNLIENIIFGKINHRFSDAAKQLREIGSSLMRAQPGLYQALLALGLEYNIGAAGRRLSHSQRLKLSFARALIRKSDYYIFNRPLSGLDHHLQERIVDASLAFLAKDGDTPAVVWVLSNTPLAKHFERVIAFNDRTVAEDGSYETIVENGSVYKQLIA from the coding sequence ATGGAACCAAACCTCGCCAGATATATCTGGAACCACACCAGCCGGCAGCAGCTCTGGATCCTGGTGATCGTTGCCCTGTCGATGATCCCCTACTATCTCGCCTTCGATCTGCCGAAACAGATCGTCAACGGGCCGATACAGGGTGATGGGTTTACCAAGGCTGGCGACACGCAACTGTTCATGCACCTTACCCTGAACATCCCGTTCTGGGGCAACGTTGAGCTTTTTCCCGGCCTGCCGCTGGAACGCCTTCCTTCGCTAATGGCATTGAGCCTGACGTTCCTGATGCTCGTCATCATCAACGGCTTGTTCAAGTTCTACATCAATACCTACAAGGGCAGGCTCGGCGAACGGCTGCTTCGGCGTATCCGCTTTGAGCTGATCGATCGGATTCTCCGGTTTCCGCCCAACTATTTCAAGCGTATCAAGGCCGGCGAAATCGCCAGCATGGTGAAGGATGAGGTCGAACCGCTCGGCGGCTTCACCGCGGATGCCTTTGTCCAGCCGGCACTTCTTGGCGGCCAGGCGCTGACCGCGCTGATCTTCATCTTCATGCAGCACTTCTGGCTCGGCTTTGTCGCCTTCGCCATGGCCATCGTGCAGGTCGGCATCATTCCCCGCATGCGCCGCCGGCTGATCGAGCTTGGCCGCGAACGGCAGATCAGTGCAAGACAGCTGGCGGGCCGCGTGACCGAAATCGTCGATGGCATCGGCACGGTTCACGCCTTCGATACATCCAACTTCGAGCGTGCCGACATCGCGTCCAGGCTCGGTTATATCTTCCGCATCCGCTACGATATCTATCAGTGGAAGTTCATGGTGAAATTCCTGAACAACTTCCTTGCCCAGGTAACGCCCTTCCTGTTCTACGTCATCGGCGGTTATCTGACGATCGTCGGCAAGCTCGATGTCGGCCAGCTGGTCGCGGTCATCAATGCCTACAAGGAATTGCCGGGCCCGCTGAAGGAACTGATTGACTGGGACCTCGCCCGCCAGGACGTGCAGGTCAAATACGAACAGGTCGTTGAACAGTTCGAGGCCGACCAGTTGTTGAGTGCCGAAATCCAGGCTCTCGAACCGTCGAGCGCCGGCGCGATGAACCATCCGCTCAGCACCAACAATCTGATGGTCGAAGACGACAACGGCGCACGAATTCTGGAGCATGTATCGGTCAAGATATCGCCCGGCGAAACGGTCGCAATCATCGGCACGGCAGCAAGCGGTGCCGATGCCCTGGCCGAGGCTCTCGGCCGCATCACGCGGCCGACCGGCGGCAAGGTCAGCGCCGGCGAGGACGATATCTTCATGTTGCCGGAAGCCATCACCGGCCGCAGGATCTCGTATGCGGCGCCCGACGCTTACCTGTTCTTCGGCTCGCTGAAGGACAACCTTCTCTATGGGCTCAAGCATGCCCCGACCGCCACGGTCTCGTACAAGGGCGCGGCGGCCGACAAGCGCAGATGGGACATTCTGGAAGCGAAAAGATCCGGCAATGCCGATTTCGACTTAAACAGCAACTGGATCGACATTTCAGCCACCCGTGCACAGAACATGGACGGGCTTTTCGAAGCCATGCGGGAAGTACTGGAGGTTGTCGACCTCTCCGAAGACGTCCTCCAGCTTGCCCTCCATTCGACCATCGACGTCAATAGCGACCCGACACTCGCTGCCCATATCGTCCAGCTTCGCCGCCGGCTGCGCGAGGAACTGGATCGCCGCAACCTCAACAGCCTTGTCATTCCCTTCGAGGAGGACCGGTACAATACCGAGGCCATGGTCGGTGAAAACCTGTTCTTCGGCATGATGAGTTCAGATTCGGCCATCCAGGCAATCGCCAAGACCGCCTATTTCCGCAACATGATGGACGAAAGCGGCCTCGGTGAAGCGCTGTTCCGGATGGGCATGGCGATTGCCGAAAACACGGTCGAGCTGTTTAAGGACCTGCCGCTGGATCACCCGTTCTTCGAGCGCCTGACCTATATGACACCGGAGGAAATTCCGGCCTACCAGCAGCGTCTGCAAAGGCTGACCGGCCACTCGATGCGCACGGTCGGCGAAGAAGACCGGATCGCGCTTATTCGCTTGAGCTTCTTCTACGTCGAACCCCGGCACCGTTTCGGCCTGCTCGACGAAGCATTGATGAACAAGATCATCGAGGTTCGGCATCAATTCCATGACAACCTGCCGAACGCGCTGCGCGGGTATATCGAGCGCTACGATCCCAATGCCTATCTTTCGTCCGGGAATCTGATCGAGAACATCATCTTCGGCAAGATCAATCATCGCTTCAGCGATGCTGCCAAGCAGCTCCGCGAAATCGGCTCCTCGCTCATGCGCGCTCAACCCGGCCTCTATCAGGCCCTGCTGGCGCTTGGGCTGGAATACAATATCGGAGCTGCGGGACGGCGGCTTTCCCATTCCCAGCGCCTCAAACTCAGTTTTGCCCGGGCTCTGATCCGCAAGTCGGACTACTACATCTTCAATCGGCCGCTTTCAGGGCTCGATCACCATCTTCAGGAACGCATCGTCGATGCATCCCTTGCCTTTCTGGCAAAGGATGGTGATACTCCTGCAGTGGTCTGGGTACTTTCGAACACGCCCCTTGCAAAGCACTTTGAGAGGGTTATTGCTTTTAACGATAGAACTGTGGCGGAAGATGGGTCTTACGAGACAATTGTCGAAAACGGTTCTGTCTATAAGCAATTGATAGCATAG
- a CDS encoding cyclic nucleotide-binding domain-containing protein produces MILNDEVQMLRGVPLFSGMDAGKLKLLAFASDRVIYGTGQELFHQGDAGDAAYVILSGAVDIIMESPAGETKIAEVGCRSVVGEIAILCDRPRNSTVKAATPVEALRISKDYFLKILASCPRTMAETMRILGERMATTH; encoded by the coding sequence ATGATCCTGAATGACGAAGTGCAGATGTTACGCGGTGTACCTCTTTTTTCCGGCATGGATGCTGGAAAACTGAAGCTGCTTGCGTTCGCTTCTGACCGGGTCATCTACGGAACCGGCCAGGAATTGTTTCACCAGGGCGATGCCGGCGATGCGGCCTATGTCATCCTGTCGGGCGCTGTGGACATCATCATGGAAAGCCCGGCCGGCGAAACCAAGATTGCCGAAGTCGGCTGTCGTTCCGTGGTCGGCGAAATCGCGATCCTGTGCGACCGTCCGCGCAACTCGACGGTCAAGGCCGCCACCCCCGTCGAGGCCCTTCGGATCAGCAAGGACTACTTCCTGAAGATTCTGGCCAGTTGCCCGCGCACGATGGCCGAGACCATGCGCATCCTGGGCGAACGCATGGCGACCACGCACTGA
- a CDS encoding polysaccharide deacetylase family protein: MTGRTELKPLFEELDRRADLGDPLQLWLRDDDAVAPSEPLDRLLQLTNHHGVPTLLAVIPAFTGVELQQRLALEKGVEVAVHGWAHANHAGAGEKSRELGLHRSLATVLAELARGRERLASLYAARFVSMLVPPWNRIDGEIIDNLEGLGFEALSVFGPEKPAPLTMLNTHVDIMDWRGTRGGRPVGAVVADLVAMSQSHKGPVGLLTHHLVHDVAAWDLLGQLFAVTGEHAGCRWRSAGYLLADKG; encoded by the coding sequence ATGACCGGGCGCACTGAACTCAAGCCGTTGTTCGAAGAGCTTGATCGTCGTGCCGATCTGGGCGACCCTTTGCAGCTGTGGCTTCGCGACGACGATGCGGTCGCGCCAAGCGAGCCACTCGATCGCCTGCTTCAGCTGACGAACCATCACGGTGTACCGACGTTGCTCGCGGTCATCCCCGCTTTTACTGGTGTGGAATTGCAGCAGCGTCTGGCGCTGGAGAAGGGTGTCGAGGTGGCGGTGCATGGCTGGGCTCATGCCAATCATGCGGGTGCGGGTGAGAAAAGCCGGGAGCTGGGGTTGCATCGCTCGCTTGCAACCGTGCTTGCCGAACTCGCTCGGGGGCGTGAACGCCTTGCCTCTCTGTACGCCGCTCGGTTCGTATCCATGCTTGTGCCGCCCTGGAACCGGATCGACGGCGAGATCATCGACAACCTCGAGGGACTTGGTTTCGAGGCACTGTCCGTCTTCGGGCCTGAAAAGCCGGCTCCGCTGACGATGTTGAATACCCATGTTGATATCATGGACTGGCGTGGCACGCGTGGTGGCCGCCCAGTTGGTGCGGTCGTCGCAGATCTGGTGGCGATGTCGCAAAGCCACAAGGGGCCTGTCGGGTTGCTGACCCATCATCTGGTGCACGATGTCGCGGCCTGGGATCTGCTCGGCCAGCTTTTTGCAGTCACTGGAGAGCACGCGGGCTGCAGATGGCGATCAGCAGGGTATCTTCTGGCCGACAAGGGCTAG
- a CDS encoding glycosyltransferase family 4 protein, whose translation MKIAFYSPLKSPDHPVPSGDRLMARQLIRCLTLCGHSVEVVSQLRAFIRDHDDRDGRDALLSYGEAEVARLREQWHRQGAPDLWFCYHPYYKSPDLLGPALCASFALPYVTVEASYSHRRNIGVWSDLQDRVLDTVRRAAVNICLTGRDRAGLKAAAPEASVASLKPFLDADAFFETVPRPDPRRLVTVAMMRSGDKLASYQVLAQALGRIRHLPWMLSIVGDGPMRDDVRALFSDLPEGRIEWLGQKEPSEVAEILAGSALYVWPGCGEAYGLAYLEAQAAGVPVIAWATAGVPEVVENGTTGILTAPGDVDAYAAAIATLLGNDDERRRMAGNARVRVVRDHSLKAASRALDAILHQHLGDQP comes from the coding sequence ATGAAGATTGCCTTCTATTCTCCACTGAAATCGCCGGATCACCCCGTTCCTTCGGGTGATCGTCTGATGGCTCGCCAGTTGATCCGCTGCCTGACGCTATGCGGTCACAGCGTGGAGGTCGTTTCGCAATTGCGGGCCTTCATCCGCGACCATGACGATCGTGACGGGCGCGACGCGCTGCTCAGCTATGGCGAAGCGGAGGTCGCACGTCTTCGTGAGCAGTGGCATCGACAGGGCGCGCCGGATCTGTGGTTCTGCTACCATCCCTACTACAAGTCGCCGGATCTTCTCGGACCTGCACTGTGTGCTTCCTTCGCGCTTCCTTATGTGACCGTCGAGGCATCCTATTCCCATCGCCGGAATATCGGTGTGTGGAGCGATCTGCAGGACCGTGTGCTCGACACCGTTCGCCGTGCCGCGGTGAACATCTGCCTGACAGGGCGCGATCGCGCCGGGCTGAAGGCTGCCGCGCCAGAGGCGTCGGTTGCCAGCCTCAAGCCTTTCCTTGATGCCGACGCATTTTTCGAGACGGTGCCCCGGCCTGATCCACGTCGACTGGTGACCGTGGCGATGATGCGCTCCGGCGACAAGCTGGCCAGCTATCAGGTCCTTGCCCAGGCACTTGGCCGGATCCGCCATCTGCCATGGATGCTGTCGATCGTTGGGGACGGTCCGATGCGCGACGATGTCCGGGCTTTGTTTTCCGACCTGCCGGAAGGCCGCATTGAATGGCTTGGCCAAAAAGAACCTTCCGAGGTTGCCGAAATTCTTGCGGGCAGCGCGTTGTATGTCTGGCCGGGATGCGGCGAAGCCTATGGGCTTGCCTATCTGGAAGCGCAGGCGGCCGGGGTGCCGGTGATCGCATGGGCGACGGCGGGCGTGCCGGAAGTCGTTGAAAACGGTACGACGGGCATCCTGACGGCACCGGGCGATGTCGATGCATATGCCGCAGCCATTGCAACTCTGTTGGGCAATGACGACGAAAGACGCCGAATGGCAGGGAATGCACGTGTCCGCGTTGTGCGTGATCACTCGCTTAAAGCCGCGAGCAGGGCGCTCGATGCCATTCTTCATCAGCATTTGGGAGACCAGCCATGA